Genomic segment of Drosophila ananassae strain 14024-0371.13 chromosome 2L, ASM1763931v2, whole genome shotgun sequence:
AATAAAGCTGGCCTGGGCCGCTAACAGAGGACAAACGCCTGTTAACAAGGCGCCGGGACACGCGATCGACACCATTACCAACACCCTGAAAACAAGGACCTTCGGGGTGGGCAACGGCCTCCCCCCCCGCGGATATCCTTTCGGTGTAATCAAAGCCAGCTGCCAACTAGCGTCTGCATTCCATTTACCTTGCTCAGAGCACTTTTCAATTATGTTATTAAAACAAGCAAACGGCCAGTTAAGGACCTTTTGCCAGGACCTGCCCAAACATTGCGTGTCTGCTCGGCTGCTCGGCTGCTTGCCTTCCCCCGCTCACATATATCGTTAAATGtgtaatttcaatttttttccccctttttctGAATTTCTTAACAGCCAGTAACTCATAAATGCTGCACAGCAATAGTAAATGGCAGTGTGGCAAACatgaaaattcaattatgAATACCCGACTTAAGGTTGACGCCCCGTAATTTCCACTCCCTACCCCTCGAAGTGGCCGAGTCTGTGGCTCAAGGCAATTTGCATGGGTAAATATTGTAAATCTATGACGGGTTTGCAATCATTTGCAATCGGAGAACCGCAGACGGAATGGAACGGAACGGAAAGAGCGCTCGCACAGACATCGTCTAATTATGTCGAGGAGCAAACAAGATACTCGTACAAACGCATGCAGCCAACAgatgcaaataaaaataaatatttacattcaATTTCGACAAACCAGCGAGCGCCAACTTGCCAAAGGAAAATTGTGCGTAAAAAGCAGGGGGAGCGGAAGCGAGAGctggagccggagccggagcggTAGCCGGATCGTGAGCGTTCAACGCATATTTGTTAACCTCAAGCAACAGACCGAAACCGAACCCCAGGCAGAACCAAAACCTGAACCCAAACCTGAACCACACGGAAAGAAAATGAATTCTTGCTATGAAAGACACCCAGGATTGGAAAACCTTTGGGATTCAGGGTTCCCCAACACCGCTAATTTTAAGGTCCATCTATTTGCTGTGGATATGGCTCAACCTTTTAATCATCTTCAATGATTTGCTATAATTTTGTCTCAGTGCCGAACGAGTTCGATAGCGATGCCGCCCAGACAAAATCGATTACGGACTGATTGACTGAAATGCTGGGTCCCCTGGGCCCGTGGAAGGGGTTGCTGTAGGTTAAGTTTGGCATATAGATATATCGCTATCGCTTTGGAGGATATATAGCTATGGCTATGGCAACTGCATCGCGGAAAGGCTTCGACGACTGACAGTTAAAATGGTAATTGACTTTTGCGCGGAACCGCAATGTGTTTGTAAACTTGTTGCCATGTTGTCTATGTATACAAAAACAACCCACTCTTTGCTTCGCTGGCTCGGATGGTGGTTCTCCTGTTGCAATATTGCTGCCCCACGCTCTGCCCCCGCAGCTCAACTGGAATGCGATTGCAATTTCGCAAAATGCTAGCATAAGCCAAGGCGCACCAGCTATGCTCCTGCTAGCTCGCCATAATGTCATATTAGAGTTTATCAACTGGCACGGCTATGAAAATTTAGAGCACAGTACCGAGCTATTCCGGCTCCCgatgcttctgcttctgctgcttgcctgcaattttcaatttcgCGCACACTTTGCACAGATAATAGAAATTTCTTTCTTTCCTCGAGTTGCCGCCGCCGCTTTCCTGCTTCCCAGCTTTCCCGCTTTTATGCTTTTCCCTCTGCTGCTTCTGCTACTGCGTTTATTGACACAAATCGCAAACGCATTTGGCATAAGTACCGGCCAACAAGCTGCCTGCTTTTCCCTTGGCCCACACACCATGCTCCATTCGTACTTATTGTTTTTCCCCCCTTGAAGTATCTGGGTTATGAGTGGTTTAATGGCAGAAGCGAGCTTTGTTCAGCTTTGTTGGTTAGTGTTCTGGCCGAAGTCCTAGTGTAGGAACTATTTCCTAAGCTGCTTACGGAGCTGTGTAATGCCCTGCTTAGACAATTGTTAAAGGGAGAAAATTCAAAAGGGAAactaactttagcagctcggaATGCCAACAAAGTTTGATGGAACTATGGGTcctaaaaatatgcaaatattgAAAGAAATGtaccaaatatttataagaTAATATTGCTAATTATGCAAAAGCACTTCATTCAGAGAACCGGCTAATCAAATGCCCGCCGCCAACAAGTCATTACCTAACCAAAGCGGAAAATATTCGCATAATTATGACTTCAGCGGTTACAGTCTGGCAAATTTTCCATGTGAATGAATTTCGCACAATTACACACGCGTAGGCAGGACAGGATAGGAAAtcgcaaaaaataaaataaaagggaacaaataagaaatattGCGACAGGGGGTGTGGGCTCATGTCAGCACTCGACGGCGGAGGCAGATCAACTTCATTCACAATTAAGCTAAAAATACAAGCCCCCAGCTGGATGAATAAAATTTATTGTCAAGTGCAGAGTCACAGCATTTTCAAGATGTGTAACAGTCTCGCACTGTAGCCGAAATAATTGAGCAGCAGGGAAGCACCGGGACAGCCGGGAGCGTCGGGACCGCCGGGAGTAGTCTGGTTCAGGTCTAGAGGTGTAACAAAGCGAGAACTCGCTGGGAAAGCCAGCAACTGAGTGGCAggcaatggaaatggaaaatgggaaCGTTGATGGGAGGAGTCGTGCTGTCGCTCACAGAgaaaaaatccgaaaaaaaacattgaaatAAAGGGAGGGCTGGGTCGGCCAAATCAACAACGCAATCTTAATGAAGGCAATAATTcaaacaaaatgcaaaattcCCTCAAGAAAGTCAAGTCAAGTCAGAGTGGCTGGCTGCGTTGAAAAATTGCCGCCAGTGAGAAGGAATTCCTtgttgaaattaaatttttacaaaatcaaataaaatccaGCGTGCGCCAGTGGCAGTCAGTCACTCACCAGCTCGCCAGCAATTCCCTCGGCCCGACTCCCTCGATGTTTCTCTTATTAATtagtttgtatatttttggcATACGAAATTGTTAAACATTTTATCCCTGCTGCAACAGCACACATTAAGTGGCAACatttgtcaatttgttttgggttgtAATTTTCGGTCCACCAGAGGTTTTCGGGGACTCCGGGTCAGCTTCGGTCCCTCGGACCcctgtgtgtttgtgtgtagTTAATGGCCGTACATTTGCCTAAATAATGAGCCACCGGTGTATTGCTTTGAATTCGATTTGGcttgattaaaaatatatttcattgTCGAGGACCGTTTCTGTATAAGTGGGTCGTCGTCATCGCCGTCGTCGTGGGTGGATCGAAGGCTgtgaaaatgaaacaaaagcCATGGGGCAGCTGGGAAGCTAATCAGGCAAACGTGGCACACTTCCTCGATGAGGTGAATTCATTAGCCCTGGGACGGGGATAGTTGATTTTCCGGAGAAAGGACAAATGAGTCAAGTCGTAAGCCAGATGGCATTGAGTAATGTTTTTCGCCTTTGGAAGTGGGAAATtagtaaatttaaaagctcAGAATACCTATGTACTTCCCACTGTGATAGATATCCACCTCTAGATTTTGGCTTCTCATCCAAACTTCGAACGTGTTTACTCAAATCCAGAGCTTCTCATAATTAAAAGTAGAAAAATGGAAACTCTCGCCTATTTCCTTTTTTGGCTGGCAATgcaattttcactttttcctTGTGTCGCTCCGGTTTCTCGTTTTGTCAAATAGCCTCAAGGCGGAGCAAACAGGGCAAACTTTCGAAATTTAACGCCGGTCACAATGGGGCGCATCAAGAATTGTTGCCTGCCAGCCGCAGAACGCCGTAGAACAATTACAACAACCGggccaggagcaggagcaggaacagGAGCTGCCGCTTTTTCGGTCTTATGCAAACAGGAAACGCATAATGAACAAAGTCCGAGTCCGAACGAGTCGCTTACAGCCCGGAGAGCTGGAAATGCTGAAAATACGCCGGAGCACGCGACTCCGGCACTCACCGGAGTCGCAGGGTTCACGGGTCTCCATACGCCGGCTCCTGGCCGTctttcattcattcatttttgAGCGGTTTCGTGGTTAACAACCGCTTCCTTATCCTTATTATTTTAATGCCTGCGGCAGCGTTCCATCTTACTTACATTTTTCTCTCCATCCCGCTGCTGCCGTGTTGtggtttaaatattttaactacTGCACTTTGGCCAACGAAACACTGAAAACTTTTTGCGCCAAAGACGTATTGGGTTTTGGCCAGGATAGAATATAAATATTGTTTGTTTCGTGCCAAAAGTAGGCACTGCCTACCGAGTTTCCGGGCCTACTTTATAAAGAATTTCcatatttatttcacttaCCTTACATTAGAAATCCTCCCATTTTTCGCAAGTGTACTAGTTGTCTGTCTGGAGCCCTGGTCTTTGTGCCCATAATTGGGGTTAACTGCGTTCAGCAGGTGAGGCAGCTCCTCCGGTTGGCATTGTGTGCCAAAGTGTGCCAAAAGGAAAGTGCTGAAGTCGACCGTGCTGGGGTTTAATTttcggtttttattttttcgcatAGCTGCAATTAACTTCAattgaaagtgaaattgaaTTGGAAGAGACTCCGAAAAGAACACAAAGCCAGAAACAAATCAAACGAAGCTGCAATAGACGCTGTGTTTTTGACAGAGTGTCGGAGTTGACACGCATGCTGGGGAAATTCAATTAACCATTTTTCAGCCATTCTTCTGCGCTTGTGGCCCTTTTCTCTCAGGTATTCCCTGTTTCGCCGTCTCATCGTCGATTCAGTTGATAATTATTTTTACGCGCCGAGTTGCAGGGTAAAGTgcattaaaaatgcaaatggcAACACTTTGCCACTTTGATGCCAGTGTTGCCCGTGTTGCCAGTGTTGTCACGTTGccgttttattaatttattaaattaaaaacaacgCAAAAGGAGCGTCGAACGCGTGGCCCGGCCGGGCGGGCTCCACTCTGGCATGTGTAATTGTAAATTTATGAGCGTGCCACAAATAAAAAGGAGACAAGCCCAGGCCCAGGACTAAAAAAACAGGGCAGAAATAAAAGCAGCAGCAAGAGTTCAACTGGGGCGCACTGTCAATCGTGTTGCatgaattattaattatttgctTTTCGCACACACACGgatatatttaaaagatacaaaaatacacaaagcGGCGGCAGTGTTGCAATGCGGCATTCGGCTGTCAACTCTGCCACTTTGACAAGGGaaatactaataaaattattaaccaAAATGGCTAAAAAGGCATTCAATTCGTTACGTTGCCTTGCCGGTTGCCAATAAAAAGACTGAAACCGAAATTAGTTTAATCTAATTACCTGTCACGCTTTATTGTCTTTGGCACAAAGAACGAATGGATTTtggaaaatgaaacaaaatgaaaagtcaatGGTTAGGATTTTTTCACTTGGCATAAAAAAGCAGGGTGGAGGTGATGTCCTCCCTTTTGGATAGGTAATATGAGAGTCCTACCCCGGGGTCCTTGCCACGCAGGACTCACCCTCCGCCTCGGAGCTGTCTTATTTATACTGCGTTTTTCCCTCGGGGGACATGGACCATGGCATTTCGGCTTGGTCCTCTCCAGATTCCGCCCTTTGTGAATTATTCAGGCCTCAATCGATGGCAGGCCGAGCATCTTCTCCGTGCACTATACCATAACACCACGCCTTCCGCCCCCTTTTCACTAGCCCTCAGTGCTGCTGACAGTTTATTTGGCAAATTGCTTGCATGTAATATGAAACTTTTTTCGAGGCTAATTTTAGTTTGCCCAAggaacccccaaaaaaaaaattgaaaaggaAAACGGGGCAAAGTTGTCTCTGGGTGTGTGCTAAATCGAAAATCTGAAACACGCGTCTGAAGCCAGCGTTGAATGAGGCGGCAGGATAGCGCAGAACCATGATGGCTGGCAGCAGAAGGAGCAAAATGGAGGATTTGTCCAATAATACGGCATGACTCAACCGATTTTCACGTAGAATTGAGCAGCGCCGGACTTATCTTCATTGAAATATCTTGGCAGTCACCCCAAGCCCtcaaaaatacacaaaaaatgcaaaataaattccaaaatatatgtaaatattaagGGGAAAGTCGCGTCTCAGTGCACTTAACCGCAACCCCTTGTTTTTGGTACAATCTCTGACCATAACTcatggaaaattttaaattcgaAAATCTCTTTCTGCGTGAAGCCAGGGGGAGGGATAATGGAGGAACAGCACAGTTATTGTTGCGTTATAAATCTAATTAGAATATGTGCGCTCGGGCCGGGCCCGTATCTGAATATGCACGTAGACCAAACCAATTCCAGCAACCCCCTTTCCCAGGATCGCCGCCACTGGGCTCATTTCATATGCTCACCGCATCTGGCCGCATCTGAAAATTGCCAATGGCGCCGCTGCGTCTGGGGcaataaatttgatttgtTTCAAATTACAGTAGAACGCAAAAAATTGTAAACTTTTTTCGGAGTATTTTTTGGGCTGAGCCGAGCAAATCGAATTGAATCTGTGGCACGAGAATCTCTCGAGTTGCGGTTGCTCTTTGTGggcaattttcataatttacaTAAGCAAATCAAATTGCGAACGTAATTCGAAGACAAAGGACTGCAGCGAAAAGAAAGCGAGTCTGAGCCGGGCTTAGAATGGAACTGTGTTGAGTGGATGCCGCAGATTTTCTCTACTCCGGCTTTTCTTATTCTGCGCTGCTTGTCCCGGAAAATTGTGTCATCCATGCAGCTCTTTTGTGCTGCCAATGCGTCAAAGAAATTTGGCTCAAGTAGCAGGAGAAGAGAGTTGAAAGGATTGCCACAAAAAGTACATAAAGTAAGAGTTTTGCGAAGTGTGAATCCCTTTGAAGTGAAAGTGTTCAATATGTGTGCCACTTTTTTGAGCAACACTACAACACAATCGATGTTTATTGGGGTTACCGCGGAGGGCTTTAAGAGGCTATCTGAAATCCTTTTTTAGGATATTTTTCACGCCTTTTGTAATTCTTCAGACATATTAGAAGcattagttttaaaaatcgtACTATTTGTCTTAAATGCAACAACTCTATTCACCAACACTGCCTCGGTAGACATCTAACGAGCTTACAGAAATGCAAAATGACAggtaactttttttttacgtGTGTGTGTCGTGATTAATCTTAGAGAAAAATTGTGTTAAATTTCTGTACAAATTGTATGAAAAGTCAGAGTTATTCAGCGTATAATTTTCGTAAGACAACAAAAGACAAACAGTGACAAGAGACAAGAGAAACTGGGAACTAAAAATTGAAGGCACGAGCTACCGGCGGAGGGACCCCACAGAATGAAGGAGCCACTCTAGGAGTAGAGTCGGACCACACCAGACGCTTCTTCTCTAATAAATCGATTCACAGTTCACTGAGATCTGAAATCCGAATAGAGCTACCTTTTCATCCAGATTCCCAGTTTAGGAACTCCCAATTCTGGCGTTCAGTTTGCTGTCAACTCTTTGCTTTCTTGGAGTGGCAGACAGAATAACCGGAACACACAACATATTCTTTAGCAATCTGCGCGTACCTACGCACACAtatatatgtagatatatGTTGTTTGGATCGTGAGACCAGGCCGCGCGCATCGGTAGCAATGTCCACTGCtctggcagcagcagccgcagcagcagcagcggcgacgGCAACGGCAATGGCAGCGGCATCCTCAACCGCAattagcaacagcaacagcaacagtaacagcaacacgactaacaacacaCCGACGCCGGCAACAAATAGCACTAGCACCActagcaccaccaccactagtACCACCACCACGACCACCACCAAGTCCACATCGACAGGGATAGGAACACGTCAGGAAGGAGAACCAGGAACAGAAACGCAAGCGGAGATGAAGACGGAGAAGGACAATCAAGCCGAGATCCAGTCGGAGATGATATACACGTCGAAGACCATTGAACCCACTACGAATCGAACGGAGCTGGAGAAGGAGCTTCAACCCAATCCTGATGCAATGGAAATCAACATGGTGGcggcgcagcagcagcagcaacaacaggaTCAAGAGCGGATCCGAATTCGCAACCGCGACCTGGAGCAGAGTGCCCCGAAGCCACGTAGGCAGCGTAAAACCACGGTGGTGCATACATGCCCCCGCCCACCGGGCGGCTACAAGTACTCAATGGAATTCCTTTACGGAATCGGGACCAGCATGGCCGGTATGACCCTGAACATACCGACGCCATCTTCGATCACGCCCAGGACTGTGCGCACCACACCTCCATCCCTCACCACCCACCTGCCACTTTTGTCCTCCGTCGGGATGTCTGCCTCGCCGCGTCCCAGTGGTAGCTCGCCAGGGAACCGCTATGCAGGTGGAGCCACTGCAGCCGGAAGTGGTGCGACGGGCGCAGCGACTAATTCGGCGGGATCAGCAGGTGGAGCAGCATCCTCTGGGGTTTCGGCCGCTCAGTTCATATACCAGGGCTATCTGCCCAGTGGACCACAGCGTCGCCTGTGGCACACAGAAAACGCCGTCTGGCAGTTCGATCGTAATTATCCCTACAATCAGGGTTACTCCTCGCAGTATGGCATACCCATTATGCCGTTGGGTTTCGAGCACACCTATGGTGGCCAGAGAATCATCTATCCGGGCTACTACAATCAGGCCACGGGCGGACTGCACACCGCTCCGGTTCCGGGAATGCCTAGATCAAGTAGGAACCTAACACAGTCGCCGCACCAGACCTCTCCAGCACCGTCGGCGGCCACGACAGTGGGCAGCGAAGCTGCAGATGAAGCTACCAGTCCAACTACGGGAAGTAGTCACCACATAGCAACCGCCTCACCCACGCCCACTCCGGCTAGCCCCGCCACCACCTGGCGATATGGAAGGCCTGGTCCACATCGGGAACGTCTGGCAAATGTCCGTGGTGGAGCAGGAAGTGGTGCCCCAGCATCAGGATCTACGGTGTTCCACCGGGAGTCTAAGACCTACTACAACAGTACCACCGGAGGAATGGGCGGTGGCCCGCGTTACAAACCACCCTTTGACCAACGAAACGTGGGTAGCAATCGAAACTATGTGGCAGCCGGAGTGGCGACTGGAGCGGCGAGCACGGGAACAAACACGACTGCAAGCCCCTCAGCCGGTGGCGCCACCTCCAGCGATCCGTCAACAACGAACCAGAACCGCAACTTCCAAGGATCGGGCAACAACTACCAGAGGCTGCGACATACCAACAAGCGTGGCGGGAAGAATCCCTTGGGCAAGGAGAAGACCTCCAATTCTTCGGGGTCGCTGTCGACTTCCTCCTCAAAGTCCCATTTGGGGCGACCGAGCTCAAGTACGTCTATGTCGCCCAACAAACATCCTCAGAGGACTTACCGGAACAGAATGCGCTACAATGCCATGGAATCTTCAGAGAGGAAGTCCTTGACGGTGGGGATGGCAGTACCTATTGGAACTTATCAGCcaccccagcagcagcaacaacagcagacGCCGCTGCAgaaccagcagcaacagccgcaATCGGCTGTGAGAAGGACCCCGAAATTCCAAGGTACCTATCAAGGACATGCAGTGGACTACAACAAGCCATCGCCGGCCCAGAGACAGACGTCACGCTACTACCAATCCAGGCACATGGACGCCTATGTTTATCAGCCTGGGCACTATATGGTGTATGCCTCGGGACTGGGAGGCGTAGCTGGAACAGTGGCAGTCACTGGAGGCGGGAGCGGAGCAGGTGCAGGTGGACCGGGATTGGGTGCAGCAGGTGGAGCAACCGCGGGAAGTGCGGGAGCTGGAGGACTAGGAGGAGGAGCCGCTACGGCCACGGCCAGCAGCGCCACCTCGGAGGGCGAGCAGCCGCTGGAAACGGACTTTGATCAGCGCCACGATTATGCTGACTTGGGTCTGGATCCAGGCACTGGCGGCTTCTCCTCCGACCTGGAGCCGCTCggctacagcaacaacagccacACCATGAACAGCAGCCACATCAACACGCACcaacaccaccacccccacccccaccATCAACACCCGCACCACCAAAAGCAGATCATCTCCGAGTTAGATGCCCACTCGTGCCTCATGTCCCACGCCAGTTCCGACGCGGAAGAGCCGGACGACGGCCAGTCATTCATCAGCCTGGCTCCCAGCCTAGACAGCGACTGCTCCGAGAGCGAGCTAAGCGACGCCTCCGTCGAGTCGGTGGTGCGAAAGATCATGGTGAGTTGCTTGGCACTAGCAACGGGAACCCAAGTCCCAGAGCTGAGTGGACCCAATCTGGTGCCCTACGGCGACATGCACCACCTGAAAGAGCTCGAGCGAAAGTCACAGCAGACGAACGGATACAGGTGCCACCCCCACCACCAGCAATCGCACCTTACTGCCACCATGCACCACCCACACCTGGGCCTGGGAATGATGGTGAGTCCCCGGAGTATGGGAGCCTGCTGTGGCGACATGGAGGACTTCGGAGGCTACAAGCTCGATTCGGATGGCTTGGACGCCCTCGACACTGGCGGAAAGGCTAACCTCAAGGGCGGGTACAGCGACGAGGCGGACTCCATTTCGGTGGCTTCGAATTTATCTTGCAGTCCGTCAGCGTGTTCAAGCAAGAGTACAGTGGCTCCGGTGGCCCACAAGGCTAACATCATAATGGTAGGTGCTTCCTCTAAAATAGACAAACACAGATACCCTCTCAACCCCACGCAGGACGACTTCCAGGAGGATGAACTGCCTCTGGTCATACATAACCGCTACTGGAGTGAGTTCTTCGGCTACACGCCCGCCGATCGCTTCCTGCTTCGTGCCAAACTGGTGGAAATGAGGCGTCCGCCCCACACAGTGCCCAGTCGCACCAAGTGGGAACCGCTGTCCTTGTCGATCTGGAAAAAGTTCCTGGACGCCCAGCAAACTCGACacatgtacaagatcaagatgCGCCTGTGGCGCTTTATCTATTCGGTGACAATGGTAAGTGACGGGGGAAATCCTTTATGGGGGTGAGCAGAGAACTAAGATGGCCGCGCAATTCCAGACCACCTATCCACGATATGGCCTTTATTTGGTTGGCTCCTCGATATCCAACTTCGGGTCCAAGTGCTCCGACATGGATATTTGCATGCTCGCCTGTACGAATCCCAATATAGATCCCCGCATGGAGGCCGTTTACAATTTACAGCTGATGAGAGAGCTGCTGAACCCCACCAACGTGTTCCAGGACTTTAATCTTATCGAAGCACGCGTGCCCATATTGCGCTTCACCGATCGCCAGCACAAAGTCGAGGTGGACATTAATTTTAACAATTCCGTGGGGATCAGGAATACCCATCTCCTGTACTGTTATTCCCAGCTGGAGTGGCGTGTCCGCCCGATGGCCCTGACGGTGAAGCAGTGGGCCCAGTACCACAACATCAACAATGCGAAGAACATGACCATATCCTCCTACTCCCTGTCGTTGATGGTGATCCATTTCCTCCAGGCAGGC
This window contains:
- the LOC6500851 gene encoding poly(A) RNA polymerase gld-2 homolog A, with protein sequence MSTALAAAAAAAAAATATAMAAASSTAISNSNSNSNSNTTNNTPTPATNSTSTTSTTTTSTTTTTTTKSTSTGIGTRQEGEPGTETQAEMKTEKDNQAEIQSEMIYTSKTIEPTTNRTELEKELQPNPDAMEINMVAAQQQQQQQDQERIRIRNRDLEQSAPKPRRQRKTTVVHTCPRPPGGYKYSMEFLYGIGTSMAGMTLNIPTPSSITPRTVRTTPPSLTTHLPLLSSVGMSASPRPSGSSPGNRYAGGATAAGSGATGAATNSAGSAGGAASSGVSAAQFIYQGYLPSGPQRRLWHTENAVWQFDRNYPYNQGYSSQYGIPIMPLGFEHTYGGQRIIYPGYYNQATGGLHTAPVPGMPRSSRNLTQSPHQTSPAPSAATTVGSEAADEATSPTTGSSHHIATASPTPTPASPATTWRYGRPGPHRERLANVRGGAGSGAPASGSTVFHRESKTYYNSTTGGMGGGPRYKPPFDQRNVGSNRNYVAAGVATGAASTGTNTTASPSAGGATSSDPSTTNQNRNFQGSGNNYQRLRHTNKRGGKNPLGKEKTSNSSGSLSTSSSKSHLGRPSSSTSMSPNKHPQRTYRNRMRYNAMESSERKSLTVGMAVPIGTYQPPQQQQQQQTPLQNQQQQPQSAVRRTPKFQGTYQGHAVDYNKPSPAQRQTSRYYQSRHMDAYVYQPGHYMVYASGLGGVAGTVAVTGGGSGAGAGGPGLGAAGGATAGSAGAGGLGGGAATATASSATSEGEQPLETDFDQRHDYADLGLDPGTGGFSSDLEPLGYSNNSHTMNSSHINTHQHHHPHPHHQHPHHQKQIISELDAHSCLMSHASSDAEEPDDGQSFISLAPSLDSDCSESELSDASVESVVRKIMVSCLALATGTQVPELSGPNLVPYGDMHHLKELERKSQQTNGYRCHPHHQQSHLTATMHHPHLGLGMMVSPRSMGACCGDMEDFGGYKLDSDGLDALDTGGKANLKGGYSDEADSISVASNLSCSPSACSSKSTVAPVAHKANIIMDDFQEDELPLVIHNRYWSEFFGYTPADRFLLRAKLVEMRRPPHTVPSRTKWEPLSLSIWKKFLDAQQTRHMYKIKMRLWRFIYSVTMTTYPRYGLYLVGSSISNFGSKCSDMDICMLACTNPNIDPRMEAVYNLQLMRELLNPTNVFQDFNLIEARVPILRFTDRQHKVEVDINFNNSVGIRNTHLLYCYSQLEWRVRPMALTVKQWAQYHNINNAKNMTISSYSLSLMVIHFLQAGVNPPVIPCLHKLYPDKFGLLQPCDFGYVDMNEVMGPYQSENNQSLGELMLSFLHYYSIFEYGKYAISIRVGGVLPVEVCRASNAPKNDIHQWNELCIEEPFDQTNTARSVYDSETFERIRAIFLASYRRLESTRNLNSIFEGYDGPTILMQPPTTESAESDFYENQLLTLNNRGSSRSNSEMPSPRPSKLMVDKATTAVWSDINGKPEQKEVPPDQVNVPGQQKMNLQKMHANSDDSVANTAAEPPLA